A genomic region of Mycobacterium senriense contains the following coding sequences:
- the prcA gene encoding proteasome subunit alpha, producing MSFPYFISPEQAMRERSELARKGIARGKSVVALVYAGGVLFVAENPSRSLQKISELYDRVGFAAAGKFNEFDNLRRGGIQFADTRGYAYDRRDVTGRQLAYVYAQTLGSIFTEQAKPYEVELCVAEVAHYGESKPPELYRITYDGSIADEPHFVVMGGTTEPIVTALKDSYAENADLREATHIAVKALRAGSEASNGDQSTLDVGSLEVAILDVNRPRRAFRRINRATLENLLRELDSNGSEGGGEPSESDGDSSA from the coding sequence GTGAGCTTCCCGTATTTCATCTCACCTGAGCAGGCGATGCGCGAGCGCAGCGAGCTCGCGCGTAAAGGCATCGCCCGGGGCAAGAGCGTGGTTGCCCTGGTCTACGCCGGTGGTGTGCTCTTCGTCGCGGAGAACCCGTCACGGTCGTTGCAGAAGATCAGCGAACTCTACGACCGCGTCGGCTTCGCGGCCGCCGGCAAGTTCAACGAATTCGACAACTTGCGCCGTGGCGGAATCCAATTCGCCGACACCCGCGGCTACGCCTACGACCGCCGCGACGTCACGGGCCGCCAGCTGGCCTATGTCTACGCGCAGACCCTGGGCAGCATTTTCACCGAGCAGGCCAAGCCCTACGAGGTGGAATTGTGTGTCGCCGAGGTCGCGCACTACGGCGAGAGCAAACCACCTGAGCTGTACCGGATTACCTACGACGGATCGATCGCGGACGAGCCGCATTTCGTCGTGATGGGTGGTACCACCGAGCCGATCGTCACCGCGCTGAAGGATTCGTATGCGGAGAACGCCGATCTGCGGGAGGCGACCCACATCGCCGTGAAGGCGCTGCGGGCCGGCAGCGAGGCGTCCAACGGCGACCAGTCCACCCTCGACGTGGGCAGCCTGGAAGTCGCCATCTTGGATGTCAACCGGCCGCGACGGGCCTTCCGGCGGATCAATCGCGCGACCCTGGAGAATTTGCTGCGCGAGCTGGATTCCAACGGCTCGGAAGGCGGCGGCGAACCGTCCGAGTCTGACGGCGACTCCTCCGCATAG
- the pafA gene encoding Pup--protein ligase codes for MQRRIMGIETEFGVTCTFHGHRRLSPDEVARYLFRRVVSWGRSSNVFLRNGARLYLDVGSHPEYATAECDSLVQLVTHDRAGEWVLEDLLVDAEQRLADEGIGGDIYLFKNNTDSAGNSYGCHENYLIVRAGEFSRISDVLLPFLVTRQLICGAGKVLQTPKAATFCLSQRAEHIWEGVSSATTRSRPIINTRDEPHADAEKYRRLHVIVGDSNMCETTTMLKVGTAALVLEMIEAGVPFRDFSLDNPIRAIREVSHDVTGRRPVRLAGGRQASALDIQREYYSRAVEHLQTREPNAQIEQIVDLWGRQLDAVESQDFAKVDTEIDWVIKRKLFQRYQDRYNMELSDPKIAQLDLAYHDIKRGRGVFDLLQRKGLATRVTTDEEIAEAVDNPPQTTRARLRGEFISAAQAAGRDFTVDWVHLKLNDQAQRTVLCKDPFRAVDERVKRLIASM; via the coding sequence GTGCAGCGACGAATCATGGGCATCGAGACCGAGTTCGGCGTGACGTGCACGTTCCACGGCCACCGCCGGCTCAGCCCGGATGAGGTCGCCCGCTACCTGTTCCGTCGCGTCGTGTCCTGGGGCCGCAGCTCCAACGTCTTCCTGCGTAACGGCGCCCGCCTGTATCTCGACGTGGGTAGCCACCCCGAGTACGCCACCGCCGAGTGCGACAGCCTGGTACAGCTGGTCACCCACGACCGCGCCGGCGAGTGGGTGCTGGAGGACCTGCTGGTCGACGCCGAGCAGCGGCTCGCCGACGAGGGCATCGGCGGTGACATCTACCTATTCAAGAACAACACCGATTCAGCGGGCAACTCGTACGGGTGCCACGAGAACTACCTGATCGTGCGGGCCGGCGAGTTCTCCCGGATCTCCGACGTGCTGCTGCCGTTTCTGGTCACCCGCCAACTGATCTGCGGGGCCGGCAAGGTATTGCAGACCCCCAAGGCCGCGACGTTCTGCCTCTCCCAACGCGCCGAGCACATTTGGGAGGGCGTCTCCTCGGCCACCACCCGCAGCAGGCCGATCATCAACACCCGCGACGAGCCGCACGCCGACGCCGAGAAGTACCGGCGCCTGCACGTGATCGTCGGGGACTCCAACATGTGTGAGACCACCACCATGCTCAAGGTGGGCACGGCCGCGTTGGTGCTGGAGATGATTGAAGCCGGCGTCCCGTTCCGAGACTTCTCGCTGGACAACCCCATCCGCGCCATCCGCGAGGTCAGCCACGACGTCACCGGCCGTCGTCCCGTGCGGCTGGCGGGCGGGCGGCAGGCCAGCGCGCTGGACATCCAGCGCGAGTACTACAGCCGGGCCGTCGAGCACCTGCAGACCCGGGAGCCCAACGCGCAGATCGAGCAGATCGTCGACCTGTGGGGCCGCCAGCTCGACGCGGTCGAGAGCCAGGACTTCGCCAAGGTCGACACCGAGATCGATTGGGTGATCAAGCGCAAGCTCTTCCAGCGCTACCAGGACCGCTACAACATGGAGCTGTCCGACCCGAAGATCGCGCAGCTGGACCTCGCCTACCACGACATCAAGCGCGGACGTGGCGTCTTCGATCTGCTACAGCGCAAGGGGCTGGCCACGCGCGTCACCACCGACGAGGAGATTGCCGAAGCCGTCGACAACCCGCCGCAGACCACCAGGGCGCGGCTGCGCGGCGAGTTCATCAGCGCGGCCCAGGCCGCCGGCCGGGACTTCACCGTCGACTGGGTGCACCTCAAGCTCAACGACCAGGCCCAGCGCACCGTGCTGTGCAAGGACCCCTTCCGGGCGGTCGACGAGCGGGTCAAGCGCCTGATCGCGAGCATGTAG
- a CDS encoding helix-turn-helix transcriptional regulator, with product MATSKVERLVNLVIALLSTRGYISAEKIRSSVAGYSDSVSAEAFSRMFERDKNELRDLGIPLEVGRASAWDPTEGYRINRDAYSLAPVDLTPDEAAAVAVATQLWESPELITATQGALLKLRAAGVDVDPDAPVAIASPAGVPGLRGSEEVLGILLSAIDSRQAVQFPHRPSRAEPYATRTVEPWGVVTEKGRWYLVGHDRDRDATRTFRLSRIGPDVTPIGPPGTVTVPKDVDLRKIVAQTVTDVSAPTVGQARVWVADGRATALRRAGRPVEARQFGGRGGEVIELDIRSADQLARDIAGYGADALVLEPQSLRDDVLARLRAHAGADAVGAGQPPGRGGVSA from the coding sequence ATGGCGACGTCAAAAGTCGAGCGGTTGGTCAATCTGGTCATCGCCCTGCTATCCACCCGCGGCTACATATCGGCGGAGAAGATCAGGTCGAGCGTGGCGGGTTACTCGGACAGCGTCAGCGCCGAGGCGTTCTCGCGCATGTTCGAGCGGGACAAGAACGAGCTGCGCGACCTCGGCATCCCGCTCGAGGTCGGCCGGGCGTCGGCCTGGGACCCCACCGAGGGCTACCGGATCAACCGTGACGCCTACTCGCTCGCGCCGGTCGACCTGACCCCCGACGAGGCGGCGGCGGTGGCCGTGGCGACCCAGTTGTGGGAGTCACCGGAACTCATCACCGCGACCCAGGGCGCGCTGCTCAAACTGCGCGCGGCCGGCGTCGACGTCGATCCGGACGCGCCGGTCGCCATCGCGTCGCCGGCCGGGGTGCCGGGCCTGCGGGGGTCGGAGGAGGTCCTCGGAATCCTGTTGTCGGCCATCGATTCCCGCCAGGCCGTGCAGTTTCCGCACCGGCCGTCCCGGGCCGAGCCGTACGCCACCCGCACCGTCGAGCCCTGGGGCGTGGTAACCGAGAAGGGCCGTTGGTACCTGGTGGGCCACGACCGCGACCGCGACGCGACCCGCACCTTCCGTCTCTCCCGGATCGGCCCGGACGTCACACCGATCGGCCCGCCGGGCACCGTCACCGTGCCGAAAGACGTTGACCTGCGCAAGATCGTGGCCCAGACCGTCACCGACGTGTCGGCGCCGACCGTCGGACAGGCCCGGGTATGGGTGGCCGACGGGCGGGCCACCGCGCTACGGCGTGCCGGCAGGCCCGTCGAAGCGCGCCAATTCGGCGGTCGCGGCGGCGAGGTGATCGAGCTCGACATCAGGTCCGCCGATCAGCTGGCCCGTGACATCGCCGGCTACGGAGCCGACGCCCTGGTGCTCGAACCGCAGTCGCTGCGCGACGACGTGCTCGCCCGGCTGCGCGCGCATGCGGGCGCGGACGCCGTCGGTGCGGGGCAACCGCCTGGCCGCGGGGGAGTGTCCGCATGA